Below is a genomic region from Lysobacter terrestris.
GCCAACCGCCGCGCGAGTACACCAGCGTGCCGCCGCAGACGCCGCAATGGCGATGGCGCTGGCGCCAGTGCTGCACTGCGCGCGCCTGCGCGAACACGGCCGCATCGAACGCCGGCCAGTGCATCGCGGCGCTGCGCAGGTCGGTGCGCTGCGGCGCCGTGAAGGCGGTGAGGGCGGCGTCGAGCGCGAACCAGCCGCGGCCTTCGGCATCGAGACCGAGGAACACGGCCGCACCGCTGCCGCCGGGGCCTTCGCTCAGCTGCTCGCCGGTCGGGGCGAGCAGGCGGCGCTGCTCGTCGGCATGGGCCAGGCCATCCTCGTCGAGCAGGACCACGCGCGCCTGCGGCCACAGCCGCATCAGGGCATCGGGGTCGGTGCGCAGGTGATCGGCGCGGTCGAGCGCGGCGCGGACGGCATCGGTTTCGACGAAGGCGAACGGAGACGCGGGCATCGGGCGATTCGCGGCGCGGGGTTGCGCGGATTATCGGCGATGCGGATCGACGGGTGCGATATGCCCAGTGGCGCTCATTCTTCTCCCCGCTTGCGGCGAGAAGATGCCCGAAGGCGCAGACGCCCCGAAGGAAGCACCCTTGGGGTGTGAGGGGGAGCTCTTGCCGCTCAGGCCGAGAACGACGACCCGCAGCCGCAGGTCGTCTTCGCGTTCGGATTGCGGATCACGAACTGCGCGCCGTGCAGGCTCTCGGTGTAGTCGACTTCCGCGCCCATCAGGTACTGCAGGCTGAGCGGATCCACCAGCAGGGTCACCCCGTCCGTCTGCACCGCGAGGTCATCCTCGCCCTGCTGCTCGTCGAACTCGAAGCCGTACTGGAAGCCGGAGCAGCCGCCACCCTGGATGTAGACGCGCAACTTGAGCTCCGCGTTGCCCTCCTCGGCGATCAGCTCGCGCACCTTGGCGGCGGCGGCGGAGGTGAACTGCAGCGGACGTTCCAGCGCCTGGTAGTCGGGCGCGGCGGACTCGAGGGTCGTGGTGCTCTGGCTCATGTGTCCAGAATGGGGCCCGCGGGCCGGGCATTCAACCGCCGCACGGGCGTCATTCGGCAACGGTCTGTCCGCGCAGCGCCTCGGCCCAGGTGAACGACTGCTCGATCGCCGCGCCCGAGCGCGGCTGCAGGCGCACCGTGACCTTCGCCGGGGTGACCCCGGCCGGCAGGAAGACGTCGCCTTCCACCTGCTGGAAATACTTGAACGAATACACCACGCCCGGGGCGGCGGACTGCTGGCGCAGGTCGGTCCAGGCGAGCTTCTGCAGCTTGCCTTCGCGCGTGCCTTCGATCGACAGCGTGAGCACGCCCTCGCTGATCGCGCCGCGGTTGAGGTTCTGGGTGAGCGTGCCGGTGAAGTGCCAGGCCGGGCCGTTCTGCTGCTGCATCCGCAATGCGTGCACGCTCAGGCCGTGGCGCTGCGCGGTCGCGCCGACCAGACGTTCGTAGAAGGCGACGTCGGCGCGCAGGCCGGCGACTTCCTCGTCGCGGTCGGCGATGGCGCCCTGCAAGTCGCGGTTGGCGTCGCGACTGATCTGGTCGGAACGGGTCAGCGTGGCGACGCGCTGCTGCAACTGCTCGGCGTCGTCGCGCAGGTTGGCGTTTTCACGACGCAGCGCGGCGATCTGCGCGCGCGGGTCGCCCGAGGTCGGCGAGAACAGCTGCCACAGGCCCCAGCCGCCGAACGCGAGCGCGGCGATGAAGACCAGGAGCAGCACGAGCATGCCCCAGTGTTCGCCCAGCCAGGAGGTTTGCTGTCGTTGGTACATGCGGCGAGATTAGCCGCATCCGCCGCCGGCCGTGTGTGCCGGCGGTAACGCTGTGCGCGATGGCCGACGCCGGCCGCGGCGATGTTCAGCCGATGGCCACGTCCGGCGTGATCGGGGTGACGTTGGCGGTGTCCGGTGCGCTGGCCGCGACGGTCTCGGCATGGACCAGGCGGCCGGTGAGCGTGGAACCGGCGATCATCTCGATCACCTGGTAGTGCACGTTGCCGTTGACGCGGGCCTTCGGGTGCATCTCGACCTGCTCGCCGTAGGCATCGCCGACCAGCTGGCCGTTGATCACCACGTTCGGGGCGCGGACTTCGCCTTCGATCACACCGGTCTCGGCGATGGTGACCTGGGCGGCCTCGCCGTTGCTGGCGATGACCTTGCCGATGATGCGGCCTTCCACGTACAGGCCACCGACGAAATGGAAGTCGCCGCGGATGACCACCTGCGGGCCGATCAGGGTGTCGACCTGGCCGGGGGCGATTGCCGCCTTCTTGTCTTTCTTGAACATGGTTTTCCCCAAGTAATGGCCCCGTCCCGGGCATTGGAACGGTCGGCGTCGCCGCCGCGGCATGAACCCCCGCCTCATGGCCGCACGAGCCGGGCTGGGCAATCGCCCCCTTCCCCTATACTCGAGCGCGGAATCGGCGTGCCTATTTTATTGGGAGACGGCCATGTCGGATGCGCACCTGTTCGCAATTGGCGTCGTACTGGCCTGGCTGGCCGGCATTCGCGTCTACCTGACCGTGTTCGGGGTCGGCCTGGCCGGCGCCCTGGGCTGGCTGGAGCTGCCCGCCGCCCTGCAGGTGACCCAGTCGCCGTGGGTGATCGGCGTTTCCGGCGCCCTTGCCGCCGCCGAATTCTTCGCCGACAAGATCCCGGGCGTGGATTCGGGCTGGGACCTGCTGCACACCCTGCTCCGCGTCCCGGCCGGCGCGTTCCTGGCGGCGGCGACGCTGTCGCCGGACGGCCACCTCGGTGCCGGCGCCCTGGCCACCGGCGCCGGCGTGGCACTCACCAGCCACGCGCTCAAGGCCGGCTCGCGCGCCCTGCTCAACACCTCGCCGGAACCGGTGAGCAACTGGACCGCGTCGGTGACCGAGGACGTGGCAACCATCGGCGGGCTGGCGCTGGTGTTCGCGCATCCGTGGCTGGCGCTGTCGATCGTGGTGTTCATCACCGCGGCGTTCGCGCTGCTGCTGTGGTGGGTGTGGCGCAAACTGTTCCGGCGCCGCCCGCGCATCGACGGCTCGGGGCTCGGCGCCGCCTAGGCCATTTCGTTTCCGGCAAAGCAAAACGCCACCTTGCGGTGGCGTTTTTTTGTCCAGCGCCGTCGCGCGATCAGCTTTCCATCTTCGTCGCGAGGTAGTTCTGCTCGCCGACGCGGTCGATCAGCGCGAGCTGCGTTTCGATCCAGTCGATGTGCTCTTCCTCAGACTCGAGGATGTCCACCAGCAGGCGGCGGCTGACGAGGTCCTTGATGCTTTCGCAGTAAGCGATGCCTTCGCGCAGCATCGGCAGGGCCTCCAGCTCGAGCGCGAGGTCGCAGGCCAGCACTTCACGCGGGCCTTCGCCGATGCGCAGCTTGCCGAGGTTCTGGAAGTTGGGCAGGCCTTCGAGGAAGAGGATGCGCTCCGACAGCTTGTCGGCGTGCTTCATCTCGTCGATGGACTCGTGGTACTCGTGGTCGGCGAGTTCCTTCAGGCCCCAGTTCTTCAGCATCTTGGCGTGCAGGAAGTACTGGTTGATGGCGATCAGCTCGTTGTAGAGCGCCTTGTTGAGGTATTCGATGACCCTGGCGTCGCCCTTCATGGCGGTGCTCCGTGCGTTGTCGACGGCGCGACTCTAGTCCCCTTGCGCGCGCGGTGACGAAACGCGAATCGAGTGCATCCGCGAACGGATTGCATCTGCGATCAACGGTATGCGAGGGGAGCTTTGCCGCGACGTTCCACGGCGGCTTCGCGGGCGGAACGCTGCGAAGCGGTCAGGCGGCCTGCGACAGGACCGGCAGCGGCAGTTCGCGGGTGGCGCGGGCTTCGTCCATCAGCTGCGCGGCGAGGTCGAGGCAGCTGCCGCAGGTCGCGCCGGCGCCGGTGCGCATGGTCAGCTCGGCCACACTCCGGCACCCGGCCTCGGCGGCCTGGCGGATATCGCGATCGGTGACTCCGTTGCAGATGCAGACGTACATGCGGCGGCGGTGGGTGCTGGCAGCCGGGTCGGCTGCGGTGCTATTCCGCCATGGATGAGAATGATTGTCAATTAGAAGAGGGCTCGGAGCCGCCGCGGGCCTGCGGGTCCGGCCGCGAGCGCGGCCGTTGCCGGTTGCGACCGCCATTCCGGCGCGGGTCCCGCACCAGTTCCGGGCCGGGCGCCGGCACCGCCTGCGGCCCGACCAGCCCCCGCGCCACCGGCGCCAGGTGCCGCAGCGCGCTGCTGTAGACGCCACGCTTGAAGGTCACCACGTGCTCGACCGGGTACCAGAAGTCCACCCAGCGCCAGTGGTCGAACTCGGGCTTGTCGGTCAGGTCCAAGCGCAGGTCGCTCTCCTGCCCGGTCAGCCGCAGCAGGAACCAGACCTGCTTCTGGCCGATGCAGACCAAGCGGTCATGGCGGCGGATCGCGCGGGGCGGCAGGCGGTAGCGCAGCCAGCCGGGAGTGGCGCCGAGAACCTCGACATGTTCGGGCAACAGGCCGGTTTCTTCGCGCAACTCGCGATACATGGCCTCCAGCGGCGTCTCGTCGCTGTTCATGCCGCCCTGCGGGAACTGCCAACCGTCCCGATGCACGCGGCGGGCCCAGAACAGCCGGCCGTCCGGATGCATCAACACGATGCCGACATTGGGTCGGTAACCGTCCGGATCGATCACGATGCGGACTCCAAAATGCACTGCGTCCGACTCTGCCACGCGGCCAGTCGACGGACAAGCAAGGCGCGGGAGGATTGACGGCGCGAAGGCGACCCGGAATAATTCGCGGCTCTCTGCGGGAAACGCATCCGCGTGGCTATGTAGCTCAGCCGGTTAGAGCACAGCACTCATAATGCTGGGGTCGGTGGTTCGAGTCCACCCATAGCCACCACTTGTTCCGCACGAAAAACCCCGCCGAAGCGGGGTTTTTTGTTGCCTCAATCGCGCTTGGCGCGCGCGAATGCGGCCGCCAGGGCGTTGTTGGCCGGCGGCGCCGACTGCGCCGCACGCGCGCCGCCGCCACGGGATTGATCGCGGCGATCGTCGCGCCTGCCGCCCCCCGCATTCGAACCCGCCTCGCGCGGCGCCGGCGCCGCATCGTCGAGGCGGCGCGTCAGCGCGATGCGCTTGCGCGCCACATCCACCTCCAGCACCTTCACCTTGACGATGTCGCCCGCTTTCACCACGTCGCGCGGGTCCTTCACGTACTTGTCGGACAGCGCGGAGATGTGGATCAGGCCGTCCTGGTGCACGCCGATGTCGACGAACGCACCGAACGCGGCGACGTTGCTGATCACGCCTTCCAGGATCATGCCGACCTGGAGATCCTTGATCTCTTCGACGCCGTCGGCGAAGCGCGCGGCCTTGAATTCCGGGCGCGGATCGCGGCCGGGCTTTTCGAGCTCCTTGAGGATGTCGCGCACGGTCGGCACACCGAACTTCTCATCCACGAACTGCTCGGCCTTGAGCCCGCGCAGCAGCGAAGCGTCGCCGATCACCTGCTTCACCTCGCGCCCGCACTGCTTGAGGATGCGCTCGACCACCGGATAGGCCTCGGGGTGCACCGAGGAGGCGTCCAGCGGCTGCTCGCCCGCGTTGATGCGCAGGAAGCCGGCGCACTGCTCGAAGGTCTTCTCGCCCAGGCGCGGCACCTTGAGCAGTTCCTTGCGCGACTTGAACGCGCCGTTGCTGTCGCGATAGACGACGATGTTTTCCGCCACCGTCGACGACAGGCCCGACACGCGCGTGAGCAGCGCGGCCGATGCGGTGTTCACGTCGACGCCGACCGCGTTCACACAGTCCTCGACCTTGGCATCGAGCGCGCGCGCGAGGCGGTACTGGTCGACGTCGTGCTGGTACTGGCCGACGCCGATCGCCTTGGGTTCGATCTTCACCAGCTCGGCGAGCGGGTCCTGCAGTCGGCGCGCGATCGACACCGCGCCGCGGATCGACACGTCGAGGTTCGGGAATTCCTTGGCGGCGAATTCGGAGGCCGAATACACCGACGCGCCGGCTTCGCTGACCACGATCTTCTGCATCTTCAGCTCCGGCGCGAGCTTGATCAGGTCGCCGGCGAGTTTGTCGGTCTCGCGCGAGGCGGTGCCGTTGCCGATCGAGATCAGTTCCACGCCGTGCTTCGCGCACAGCGCGCGCAGCGTGTGCAGCGACTGGTCCCACTGGCGCCGCGGTTCGTGCGGATAGATGGTGTCGTGCGCGACCAGCTTGCCGGTGCTGTCGACCACGGCGACCTTCACGCCGGTGCGCAGGCCGGGGTCGAGGCCGAGCACGGCCTTGGGGCCGGCCGGCGCGGCGAGCAGCAGGTCCTTGAGGTTGTGGCCGAACACGTCGATCGCCTCGGCTTCGGCCTTCTCGCGCGCCTGCGCGAACAGGTCGAGCAGCAGGTGCAGGTGCAGCTTCGCTTTCCAGGTCAGGCGGCAGGTGTCCTGCAGCCACTTGTCGGCGGGACGGCCCTGGGCCTTCACGCCCACGTGGTGGGCGACGCGGCCCTCGGCGAGCACGTGGCCGGAATCGGCGTCGCTGCCCGGATCGAGGTCGAGGAACAGGATCTCCTCGCGGCGCGCGCGGAACAGCGCGAGCAGGCGGTGCGAAGGAATCTTCGCCAGCGATTCGCTGTGTTCGAAGTAGTCGCGGTACTTCGCGCCTTCGTTCTCCTTGCCTTCGGCGACGCGGGCGCGGATCACGCCCACTTCGTGCAGCCAGTGGCGCAGGTCGCCGACCAGCGCGGCGTCTTCGCCCCAGCGCTCCATCAGGATCGCGCGCGCGCCGTCGAGTGCGGCCTTGGTGTCGGCGACGCCCTTTTCCGCATCGACGAAGGTCGCGGCGACTGTTTCCGGCGTCTGCATCGGATCGGCGAGGAGACCGTCGGCGAGCGGTTCCAGGCCGGCTTCGCGCGCGATCTGCGCCTTGGTGCGGCGCTTTTGTTTGTACGGCAGGTACAGATCTTCCAGGCGCGACTTCGAATCGGCACCCAGGATGTCGGCGCGCAGTTCGTCGCTGAGCTTGCCCTGCTCTTCGATCGAAGTCAGCACCGCGGCGCGACGGTCTTCCAGTTCGCGCAGGTAGGTCAGGCGCGTTTCGAGATTACGCAGCTGGGTGTCGTCGAGACCGCCGGTGACTTCCTTGCGGTAGCGCGCGATGAAGGGAACGGTGGCGCCTTCGTCCAGCAGCCCGATGGCGGCCTGGGCCTGGGCGGGCTGCGCGCCGATCTCGGCGGCGATGGTGGAAGCGATCTGGCGGGCGAGCTGCGGGGAAATCTCGGGCATTGCGTCGGGTCGAACTCACTGCTGCGGAAATGCGCCCCGATTGTGGCAATGCATCCGCCGTGGCGTAAGGATTGACATGCGGCATCGCGTAGGGCGGGATCCCGCCGGCCCGCGACGAAAGTGAGAGACCCGCATGTTCGCGCCGCGCCTGCGGCCGTGGATGGCAAACGACGGGCTCTTGTAGCTGCGCAGGTCCCCCGCTGCGTCGAAATGACCACTCAATAGGCATATTCGAGTTGCGCCAACCGTGGCGGTCCAGCCCGCCCTACAATTGCCGCCATGGATATCTTCAAGGTCTTCACCCTCGAAGCCGCGCACCGGCTGCCCAACGTGCCCGCGGGCCACAAGTGCGCGCGCCTGCACGGGCATTCGTTCCGGGTCGAGATCCACCTGCGCGGCGAGCTCGGCACGGATACCGGCTGGGTGATGGACTTCGCCGACGTGAAGACGGCCTTCCAGCCGCTCTACGACCAGCTCGACCACCACTACCTCAACGACATCGGCGGCCTGGAGAACCCGACCAGCGAGCGCCTGGCGGTGTGGATCTGGGACCGGCTCAAGCCGGCGCTGCCGCTGCTGAGCGAAGTCGTGGTGCACGAGACCTGCACGTCGGGCTGCCGCTACCGCGGGCCGTAACCCGCGCGCCGATGGCGCCTGCCGGGTCGCAGCGGGCCACAACCCCTTGATTCCAAAGAAATCCTGAACGGATCGGGCACTGTCATTCCGCTGTTGTTGCATTGCAACATTTGCCGGGTTATGCTGCACCGCACAATCGGTCGCCACGGCCGTAGACCCACCCCCACAGGAGCCGCCATGTACCAGTTCAACGAACAGTTTGCCGCCGCCTCGCGCCAGTTCGCGGACACGGCCGCCCAGATCAACAAGATCGCCCTCGAGAACGTCGAAGCCGTGTTCGGCCTGCAGCTCAATGCCCTGCAGGACCGCGCCAACGCCACCTTCGCCTTCTTCGGCGAAGCCGCCCAGGCCCGCGACCTCGGGGCCTACAAGGCCCTGTTCCCGAAGGGCGTGCAGGTTGCCCGCGAGAACATCGAGCGCACCGTCGCCGTCGGCCAGGACGTCTACGGCCGCACGCTGAAGGCCAACGAAGCCATCGGCCAGATCACCAAGGCGCAGCTGGAAACCGTTGCCGCCAAGACCCAGGCCACGGTCGAAGAAGCCGCCGACAAGGTGGTCAAGGCCGCCAAGGCCAAGTAAGCCAACCGCCTCTCTCTCCACTCCCCCGTGGAACAACGAACCCGGTAGCCCCGCTACCGGGTTTTTTGTTGGCCGGGCGCCAAGAATAATCAGTTGCTCATATTTTGAATCTGATTCAAAATCCGACCTCTTTCGCCCCGCCCCTCCCCCATGGGTACCAAGGAACGCCGCCAGCGCGATCGCGCGGCGCGTGAACAACGCTTCCTCGACTGCGCGCAGGAGCTGATCCAGCGCGACGGGCTGCTGAGCCTGCAGATGTCGCGCATCGCCGAGGACTGCGACTACGCGGTGGGCACGCTGTACCAGCATTTCGCCAGCAAGGAAGACCTGCTGCTCGCGCTGGCCACGCGCAACTGCCTGGAGCGGGTGGACCTGTTCGAACGCGCGGTGCAGTGGCCGGGCCCGACGCGCGAACGCATGCTCGCGATCGCCATCGCCGACCTGATGATCATCCGTTCGCAGCCGGAGTTCTTCCGCGTCGCCCAGTACGTGTTCACCGACGTCATCTGGCATGCGGCGTCCGAGCCGGCACGACAGCGACTGCTCGACGCCACCGCGCCGATCGGCAAGCTGATCGAGGGCATCGCCATCGACGCGCTACGCACCGGCGACCTGCCACCCAATACCGGTCTGTCGCCGCAGACCCTGACGATCGGCCCTTGGACCCTGTGCATGGGCATGCATACTCTGGTCCATGCCGAAGGCGTGCTCGAGCGGCACGATGCGCCCGAGCCCTACCGGCTCCTGATCAAGAACCTGCAGCACCTGCTCAACGGCTACGGCTGGCAGCCGCTGTTCGACGTATCCGACGAGGCGGCGATCGACGCGCAACTGGCGCGCATCAGCCGCGAGGTCTTCGAATCCCCGGCACCGCCCCTGGGCGGCGCACAACGCAAATCCCTCACAGGAAGCAAGAAAGATGGCTAGGCACGACACTTCGCGCACGCCTTCCACGCGCAAGCGCATGATCTGGATGCTGATCGGCGCCGTGGTGGTTTTCGGCGGCGTCTTCGCCGTGAAGGCGGTCATGACCGCTGGCACCAACCAGTTCTTCGACAACATGCCGCAGCCCGCGGTCGCGGTCAGCTCGGCCGTCGCCAAGAAGCAGAGCTGGAGCAACGACGGCGAAGCCGTGGGCACCTTCGTCGCGGTCAACGGCACTGACGTGACCACCGAAGCCGGTGGCGTCGTGCACTCGCTCGAATTCGAAGCCGGCCAGCCGGTCGCCGCCGGCGCGGTGCTGGTGCGCCTGAACACCGCCAACGAAGTCGCCACGCTGCGGGCGCTGGAAGCCTCCGCGAAGCTCGCCGCCGTGCAGCGCGACCGCTGGCTGCAACTGTCCAAGGACCAGCTGGTGTCCAAGGACGAGGCGCAGCAGCGCGCCACCGCCGCCGCAACCGCGCAGGCGCAGGTGGAAGCGCAGCGTGCCCTGATCGCGCAGAAGACCATCCGCGCGCCCTTCAGCGGCGTGCTCGGCATCCGCAAGATCAACCTCGGCCAGTTCGTCGCGCCGGGCGACGCGATCGTCAGCCTGCAGCAGCTCGATCCGATCTACCTCGACTTCAGCCTGCCCGAGCAGCAGATGGGCAAGATCAGCGAGGGCACGCTGGTCCGCGGCACCGTCGACGCGATGCCGGGCAAGACCTTCGAGGGCCGCGTCACCGCGGTCGAACCGCAGGTCGACGCGAGCACGCGCAACTTCAAGGCCCAGGCCACGCTGCGCAATCCCGGCAACACCCTGCGCCCGGGCGCGTTCGCCCACGTCGGCTTCGACGTCGGCGGCGCGCGCGACGTGGTGGTGATCCCGCAGACGGCGGTCAGCTTCAACCCGTACGGCAACGCGGTGTTCGTCATCACCAAGGCACCGCGCAAGGAAGGCGAGAAGGACGCGCAGGGCAAGCCGCTGACCGGCGACAAGCTGGTCGTGCAGCAGCGCTTCGTGAAGACCGGCGCCACCCGCGGCGACCTGATCGCGGTGACCGACGGCCTCAAGCCCGGCGAGGAGGTCGTGACCAGCGGCCTGCTCAAGCTGCGCAACGACGCCGAGGTCACGATCAACAACAAGGTGCAGCCGAGCGCCGACGCACGTCCGGCGCCGGACAACCGCTGACCGCATGAAGCGGTCATTCCGGACGCAGGAACCTGCTTCATCGCAGGCCGACAACAGCAGGTCCCTCGCTTCGCCCGGAAAGACCCAGCAATCCGTAGCGCCACCCCCATCAAGGCCGCTCGCATGAAATTCACCGACGTCTTCATCAACAAACCCGTGCTGGCGATCGTCGTCAGCTTGTTCATCCTGCTGTTCGGGCTGCGCGCCTACTCCGAGCTCAACGTGCGCCAGTACCCGGAGATGCGCAACGCGGTGGTCAACATCAGTACCGTGTACTACGGCGCGGATGCCGACCTGATCCAGGGCTTCATCACCACGCCGCTGGAGCGCGAGATCGCCAGTGCCGAAGGCATCGAGTACATGAGCTCGACCAGCTCGGCCGGTGTCAGCACGATTTCCGCCTACATCCGCCTGGAGCAGGACCCGAACGAGGCGCTCACCCAGATCGCCGCCAAGGTCAACAAGATGCGCGGCCAGCTGCCGCCGGAGTCGGAAGACCCGGTGATCGACCTGCAGCAGGGCCAGCAGATCGCGGCGATGTACCTGTCCTTCGCCAGCGACACGCTCGACAACAACCAGATCACCGACTACCTCACCCGCGTCATCCAGCCCAAGCTGGTAACGGTGCCGGGCGTGCAGCGCGCCGACATCCTCGGCGCCGGCACCTTCGCCATGCGCGTGTGGCTCAAGCCCGACCGCATGACCGCGCTCAAGGTGACCGCCAGCGACGTCGATGCGGCGCTGCGCAACAACAACGTGCTGTCGGCGGTGGGTTCGACCAAGGGCCAGATGGTCGCGATCGACATGACCGCGCGCACCGACCTGCGCACGCCGGAGGAATTCCGCAAGCTGGTCGTCCGCGAGCAGGACGGCGCGATCGTGCGCCTGGGCGACATCGCCGACGTGGTGCTGGGCTCGGAAAGCTACGGCACCTCGGTGCGCATGAACGGCGAGGCGGCCACTTTCGTCGGCATATACGTCGCCCCCGACGCGAACTCGCTCGACGTGATCCGCGAAGTGCGCAAGCTGTGGGACGGACAGATCGTTCCGCAGCTGCCGCAGGGCATCAAGGGCACGATCCCCTACGACAGCACCGAGCAGATCCAGGAAGCGATCGACGAGGTCGTCAGCACGATCATCGAAGCGGTGATCATCGTGATCGTGGTGATCTACCTGTTCCTCGGCTCGCTGCGCAGCGTGTTGATCCCGGCGGTGACGGTGCCGCTGTCGCTGGTCGGCACGTTGTTCCTGATGCTGCTGATGGGCTTCACCATCAACCTGCTGACGTTGCTGGCGATGGTGCTGGCGATCGGCATCGTGGTGGATGACGCGATCATCGTGCTGGAGAACATCCACCGCCACATCGAGGAGGGGATGAAACCGCACGACGCCGCGATCCGCGGCGCGCGCGAACTGGCCTGGCCGGTGGTGGCGATGACCACCACGCTGGTCGCCGTGTACCTGCCGATCGGTTTCCAGGGCGGCCTCACCGGCGTGCTGTTCACCGAATTCGCCTTCACCCTGGCCGGATCGGTGCTGCTCTCGGGCGTGATCGCGCTGACCCTGTCGCCGATGATGAGCGCGAAGATGCTCAAGGCGCACGATCCCGAGCACCCCAAGGGCAAGCTCGAATCGTGGCTGGACGCGAAGTTCGACACGCTGCGCCACGCCTACCAGCGCAAGCTGCACAGCGCGCTGGCGACCAAGTCGGTGATCGCGATCTTCGGCGTGATCGTGCTGGTCAGCTGCGCCTTCCTCTACACCACCGCGCCGAAGGAACCGGCGCCGCTGGAAGACGAAGGCTTCATCTTCTCGGTCGCCAGCGCCGATCCGTACTCAACGCTCGACTACGTGGAGCGTTACACCGACGAGATCACCAAGCTGGCCAAGGACGTGAAGGAAGTGGATGGCTACTTCCT
It encodes:
- a CDS encoding efflux RND transporter permease subunit, whose protein sequence is MKFTDVFINKPVLAIVVSLFILLFGLRAYSELNVRQYPEMRNAVVNISTVYYGADADLIQGFITTPLEREIASAEGIEYMSSTSSAGVSTISAYIRLEQDPNEALTQIAAKVNKMRGQLPPESEDPVIDLQQGQQIAAMYLSFASDTLDNNQITDYLTRVIQPKLVTVPGVQRADILGAGTFAMRVWLKPDRMTALKVTASDVDAALRNNNVLSAVGSTKGQMVAIDMTARTDLRTPEEFRKLVVREQDGAIVRLGDIADVVLGSESYGTSVRMNGEAATFVGIYVAPDANSLDVIREVRKLWDGQIVPQLPQGIKGTIPYDSTEQIQEAIDEVVSTIIEAVIIVIVVIYLFLGSLRSVLIPAVTVPLSLVGTLFLMLLMGFTINLLTLLAMVLAIGIVVDDAIIVLENIHRHIEEGMKPHDAAIRGARELAWPVVAMTTTLVAVYLPIGFQGGLTGVLFTEFAFTLAGSVLLSGVIALTLSPMMSAKMLKAHDPEHPKGKLESWLDAKFDTLRHAYQRKLHSALATKSVIAIFGVIVLVSCAFLYTTAPKEPAPLEDEGFIFSVASADPYSTLDYVERYTDEITKLAKDVKEVDGYFLFNGGFGGSGGGASPSAMAGFVLKPWSERERSTKQVLEQTLQPGMSQVTGLNVFALVPPSLPSAGGDGGGEFIVGGVGELSQLSELADAILAKAYASKRFIFLDKDLKIDKPRIEVNIDRDKAATLGIDMRTLAADMSALLSGGYTNRFAMQNRSYLVIPQVQRSDRLNASALENYYTRARDGTLIPLSTIVTLKESAQPQSLKRFQQLNAVSITFAPRPGVSKGEALAILDQAAKEVLPQGYSVDYAGESRQFKQEGSAMLLTMGLALIVIFLVLAAQFESFRDAVIMLLTVPMAICGALLTLNVLAIFGGILGMQGIEAFPGMSINIYTQVGLVTLVGVISKHGILIVEFANKLQEQGMSKREAIEEASAIRLRPVLMTTAALVFAMIPLLIASGPGAASRFSMGTVIASGMTIGTMFTLFVLPAFYLYLARDHQAEQASKGAIEGDEPQPQHG